Proteins from one Mesotoga infera genomic window:
- a CDS encoding N-acetyltransferase — MKEEEMKLRILEEWTGYMGIDSTALERESVLLIPGKKSESGRVSVFSFENKIVLIFDPALESIVRNFEKLSEFSVEKIPALSGGSLRRGRKTSIKYLNPSNFVPYDPPDEFIVRRLNLGDRTAFYNFRSHCTREDLAEGYVELNHVAVFGAFYEREIVAVSSIIKWGKIADIGIITIPDFRELGLGKALGSKSSEWGILSKNLVQYRHDVLNYGSLKVSRALGFKEYMVQQDFYLVR, encoded by the coding sequence TTGAAAGAGGAAGAAATGAAACTCAGAATACTCGAAGAATGGACCGGGTACATGGGTATCGATTCGACTGCCCTGGAAAGAGAATCGGTTTTGTTAATTCCAGGAAAGAAGAGTGAGAGCGGTCGGGTTAGTGTTTTCTCTTTTGAAAACAAAATAGTCCTGATTTTCGATCCCGCACTCGAAAGTATCGTGAGAAACTTCGAAAAGCTATCCGAATTCAGTGTTGAAAAGATCCCCGCTCTATCCGGAGGATCGCTGAGGAGGGGGCGGAAAACTTCGATAAAATATTTAAATCCCTCCAACTTTGTACCTTACGACCCGCCCGATGAATTCATTGTTCGCAGGTTAAATCTGGGCGACAGGACGGCGTTTTATAATTTCAGAAGTCATTGCACGCGCGAGGATCTGGCGGAAGGATATGTAGAGCTCAATCATGTCGCGGTTTTCGGAGCGTTTTACGAAAGAGAAATAGTCGCCGTTTCCAGCATCATCAAATGGGGGAAGATCGCCGATATTGGTATTATAACCATTCCAGACTTTAGGGAACTCGGACTTGGCAAGGCTCTGGGTTCTAAATCTAGCGAATGGGGAATTTTAAGCAAAAACCTGGTTCAATACAGACACGACGTACTGAATTACGGCTCACTTAAGGTTTCTCGTGCCCTCGGATTCAAGGAGTATATGGTTCAACAGGATTTTTATCTGGTGCGTTGA
- a CDS encoding DUF4345 family protein — protein sequence MLTIVKFIISTLTAITGLYIIIRPQSYARLAGFSAAGERGRVEIRAIMGGVFLGLGLAPVILFNHPIALTFVGVVYIFVALTRLISLFLDRSFESFGIVFLLVEAGFGLIMVIPS from the coding sequence GTGCTCACTATCGTCAAGTTTATTATCTCTACTCTCACTGCAATAACGGGTCTGTACATTATTATAAGGCCCCAATCTTACGCCAGGTTGGCCGGGTTTTCTGCCGCCGGAGAGAGAGGAAGGGTTGAGATCAGAGCCATCATGGGTGGAGTTTTCCTGGGTCTAGGTCTGGCTCCTGTTATTCTTTTTAATCACCCGATAGCCTTAACGTTCGTTGGAGTGGTCTATATTTTCGTTGCCCTGACACGTCTGATATCGCTTTTTCTGGATAGATCCTTTGAATCTTTCGGCATCGTGTTTCTACTGGTGGAAGCAGGCTTTGGATTGATAATGGTGATTCCATCCTAG
- a CDS encoding metallophosphoesterase, with amino-acid sequence MKARRFLVTLISMIAGLSFGVYLSDATGEQITITWFTEEPSDSYLIVYDGSNEWIHSETEVTLHRFRVSGLRPGTSYAYSVKSMRGDKLVYRGGGVLTTSPQRNSPFRFAAYGDSRSDPEVHKAVTAAIAAENASLVINTGDLVSSDDDMEGWKDFMKAVESLSNSVYYSTIGNHESDAVNYLRFFAYPGNERYYSFWYGDIFFVCLNTNESFDKYSQQYIWFLTELEKAAVLNPAFTIVFFHHPPYSFGPHGDHFYVKEYLVPVFESYGVDIVLNGHDHGYQRMEKNGVNYIITAGGGAPLYEILPGPGLKAYGQSHHYVLFEYTLDGISIQAKSPQGEIIDSIFIRKH; translated from the coding sequence ATGAAAGCGAGGAGATTCCTGGTTACGTTGATTTCAATGATCGCCGGTCTTTCTTTTGGCGTTTATCTCAGCGATGCCACCGGCGAGCAGATCACCATTACATGGTTCACCGAAGAGCCTTCTGATTCCTATCTGATCGTCTATGACGGATCTAACGAGTGGATACATTCCGAGACTGAAGTGACACTTCACAGGTTCCGAGTTTCCGGCCTGAGACCGGGCACGAGTTATGCCTACAGTGTGAAGAGTATGCGGGGAGACAAACTCGTGTACAGAGGCGGTGGGGTGTTGACGACTTCGCCTCAGAGGAACTCTCCTTTTAGATTCGCAGCCTATGGCGATAGCAGAAGCGATCCCGAAGTTCATAAGGCTGTAACGGCAGCCATAGCCGCAGAGAACGCTTCACTGGTTATAAATACCGGGGATCTCGTTTCCAGCGATGATGATATGGAAGGCTGGAAGGACTTCATGAAGGCTGTGGAAAGCCTCTCCAACAGTGTATATTACAGCACCATAGGAAATCACGAAAGCGATGCGGTCAATTACCTGAGGTTCTTCGCATATCCTGGAAATGAGCGTTACTATAGCTTCTGGTACGGTGATATCTTCTTTGTCTGTTTGAACACGAATGAATCCTTCGACAAGTATTCACAGCAATACATCTGGTTTCTCACAGAGCTCGAAAAAGCAGCCGTTCTAAATCCTGCCTTCACAATCGTCTTTTTCCACCACCCTCCTTACAGCTTTGGGCCGCACGGCGATCACTTTTATGTGAAAGAGTACCTGGTTCCCGTCTTCGAAAGCTACGGAGTCGATATAGTTCTAAACGGTCACGATCATGGCTATCAGAGAATGGAGAAAAACGGAGTGAACTACATAATAACGGCCGGCGGTGGTGCACCTCTCTATGAGATCCTTCCCGGGCCGGGATTGAAGGCTTACGGCCAATCTCACCATTACGTTCTCTTCGAATACACCCTCGACGGTATCTCCATCCAGGCCAAATCACCTCAGGGAGAGATCATCGACAGCATCTTTATCAGGAAACATTAA
- a CDS encoding polysaccharide biosynthesis protein, producing the protein MLFKLKALTGMRRNVALLFLDFLLIYLAYVMGMYFRYGIFNLYEPEFFVNGIFFSLFIVISLALNGTYKIAWSYSYFRDYWIVIRGIAIGFVAGFGIGRLLILFNIKLLTVPFTVSSMAAIGSAFLIIWSRIMWLSFINRRHHVLAASERVLIVGAGDAGTSLAEELAHHPENGVVVGFVDDSPRKLHRRIRGIQVLGDSTQIMELVEGFKIDKVIVAIPSADSQTLRKIFSHIDTKKIKVQTLPSMTEIIDGKAKLGYLREIDIEDLLGRESVKVDLASLKNYIVGRVVLVTGAGGSIGSELCKQIAPLGPGKLLLLGKGENSIYEIKQEISKQYPDIPLKQLIGDVQDKDRMEYIFKTHRPSLIFHAAAHKHVPLMEENPTEAFRVNSLGSLNIALMAHRYSAEAMVMISTDKAINPSSIMGVSKRLAEEFVRSIAENSATRFGIVRFGNVLGSRGSVIPLFKKQIQSGGPVTVTDPRMTRYFMTIPEAVSLVLQAGAYATGGDIFVLDMGEPVKISTLAREMITLAGYVPEQEIMIEYTGARPGEKLFEELVMTDETLSKTKHPKIFKLNGHSVLGEKEMEELVSKLELAIRNSDYAVLNGIIEQFLPDATARIKTGRDFS; encoded by the coding sequence ATGTTGTTCAAGTTGAAAGCTCTAACCGGGATGAGGAGAAATGTAGCGCTTCTCTTTCTCGATTTTCTTCTCATATACCTCGCATATGTTATGGGAATGTACTTCAGGTACGGTATATTCAACCTGTACGAGCCGGAATTCTTCGTGAACGGCATTTTTTTCAGTCTTTTCATAGTCATATCACTGGCCCTGAACGGTACCTACAAAATAGCCTGGAGTTACAGCTATTTCAGGGATTACTGGATCGTCATACGGGGAATCGCGATTGGTTTCGTAGCTGGATTTGGGATCGGAAGGTTGCTTATACTCTTCAACATAAAGCTTTTGACGGTCCCTTTCACTGTTTCAAGCATGGCCGCTATCGGTTCGGCCTTTCTTATAATCTGGTCGAGAATAATGTGGTTGAGCTTTATCAACAGGAGGCATCACGTGCTTGCAGCATCGGAAAGAGTGCTGATAGTGGGTGCCGGAGACGCCGGAACATCTCTCGCCGAAGAACTGGCCCACCATCCCGAAAACGGTGTAGTAGTAGGTTTTGTTGACGACTCCCCCAGAAAGCTCCATCGCAGAATTAGGGGAATTCAAGTTCTCGGAGATTCGACGCAGATAATGGAACTGGTCGAAGGATTCAAGATCGATAAGGTGATAGTTGCAATACCCTCGGCCGACTCGCAGACTTTGAGGAAGATCTTCTCACACATCGATACCAAGAAAATAAAAGTACAGACTCTTCCCAGCATGACCGAAATAATAGACGGTAAGGCCAAACTGGGCTATCTTCGGGAGATAGATATAGAAGACCTGCTCGGTAGGGAGTCCGTAAAGGTCGATCTGGCTTCACTAAAAAACTACATAGTCGGAAGAGTTGTTCTTGTGACCGGTGCTGGAGGCAGCATAGGCAGCGAGCTTTGCAAGCAGATAGCTCCATTAGGTCCAGGCAAACTGCTTCTTCTGGGCAAAGGTGAGAACAGTATATATGAAATAAAGCAGGAGATTTCAAAACAATATCCGGATATCCCTCTGAAACAGCTAATAGGAGATGTCCAGGACAAAGACCGGATGGAGTATATCTTTAAAACCCATAGACCGTCGTTGATATTCCACGCGGCCGCTCACAAACACGTCCCGCTGATGGAAGAAAACCCCACTGAGGCCTTCCGGGTGAATTCTCTTGGCTCATTAAATATTGCCTTGATGGCTCACAGATACTCGGCCGAGGCCATGGTTATGATTTCGACTGACAAAGCGATCAACCCTTCCTCTATCATGGGCGTTTCGAAAAGGCTGGCCGAGGAGTTCGTCAGGTCGATCGCCGAAAACAGCGCTACACGCTTTGGGATAGTGAGGTTCGGTAACGTACTCGGTAGCCGCGGCAGTGTCATACCCCTCTTCAAAAAGCAGATACAATCTGGTGGTCCGGTAACAGTTACCGATCCGAGAATGACCAGATACTTCATGACCATACCCGAGGCCGTTTCTCTAGTTCTTCAGGCCGGTGCATACGCCACAGGAGGCGATATTTTCGTTCTGGATATGGGCGAGCCGGTCAAGATATCGACTCTGGCGAGAGAGATGATCACACTCGCCGGTTATGTGCCAGAACAGGAGATAATGATAGAGTACACCGGAGCCAGGCCGGGGGAGAAGCTTTTCGAGGAGCTCGTCATGACCGACGAGACTTTATCGAAAACGAAACATCCTAAGATCTTCAAATTGAACGGGCATAGCGTTCTCGGTGAAAAAGAGATGGAAGAGTTGGTTTCGAAACTCGAGCTGGCAATACGTAACAGCGACTATGCAGTTCTGAACGGGATAATAGAACAATTTTTGCCCGATGCGACGGCCAGGATCAAAACAGGGAGAGATTTTTCATGA
- a CDS encoding Thrombospondin type 3 repeat protein has translation MKKILIITIAILMVGAIATAAGLGFRAQGIKQAQVGSGRCEAFVDENGDGICDSYALRPQPQDGTGKRWAAGRISGGFKGNRAANRGTGLAGQENFVDENGDGICDLLGTRNGMGRGKAFGRK, from the coding sequence ATGAAAAAGATACTGATTATCACTATAGCCATACTTATGGTGGGAGCGATCGCAACGGCAGCAGGACTGGGATTTAGAGCTCAGGGCATCAAGCAGGCTCAGGTCGGCTCAGGTCGATGCGAAGCATTCGTTGACGAAAACGGCGACGGAATTTGCGACTCATACGCACTGAGACCCCAACCGCAGGATGGAACAGGTAAGAGATGGGCTGCCGGAAGAATTAGTGGAGGTTTCAAAGGTAACAGAGCTGCAAACAGAGGAACCGGATTGGCTGGCCAAGAGAATTTCGTTGATGAGAACGGCGACGGGATATGCGATCTTCTTGGTACCAGAAATGGTATGGGTAGAGGCAAAGCGTTCGGTAGAAAGTAA
- a CDS encoding YggS family pyridoxal phosphate-dependent enzyme: protein MIVDNVKRLKAEIPDYVTLVAATKTRSVQEILELIDSGVIDLGENYVQEAQEKFGSIGMKARWHCIGHLQTNKVKKAVEIFDMIQTVDSVKLATEIDKRAGTIGKKMPLLIEINSAREENKSGVYPEKAMELIEGISHFENIIVVGLMTMGPVTDDVEEIRPYLRLTRRLFEEIGALEIKNVEMKYLSMGMSDSYRVAIEEGSNMVRLGTIIFGERKQ, encoded by the coding sequence ATGATCGTAGATAACGTAAAAAGATTGAAGGCGGAAATACCCGATTATGTTACACTTGTCGCCGCAACCAAGACCAGGAGTGTTCAAGAGATTCTGGAACTAATCGATAGCGGTGTCATAGACCTTGGAGAGAACTACGTACAGGAGGCCCAGGAAAAATTCGGTTCGATAGGCATGAAAGCCCGCTGGCACTGTATAGGTCATCTGCAGACCAATAAAGTTAAAAAGGCTGTCGAAATATTCGATATGATTCAGACCGTCGATTCCGTGAAACTGGCCACCGAGATCGATAAGAGAGCGGGAACGATCGGAAAGAAGATGCCCCTGTTGATAGAAATAAACAGTGCCAGAGAGGAGAACAAGAGTGGCGTGTATCCCGAAAAAGCCATGGAACTGATAGAGGGGATCTCTCATTTCGAAAACATCATCGTTGTCGGTCTTATGACAATGGGACCGGTAACGGATGATGTCGAAGAAATCAGACCGTATCTGAGACTCACCAGAAGGTTGTTCGAGGAGATAGGTGCCTTGGAAATTAAAAATGTGGAGATGAAATATCTTTCGATGGGAATGTCCGATTCGTACAGGGTTGCGATAGAGGAAGGCTCGAACATGGTTAGGCTGGGAACGATCATATTCGGAGAGCGAAAACAATGA
- a CDS encoding DegT/DnrJ/EryC1/StrS family aminotransferase yields MLVPLARPDITKREVEAIIGLMDSGILSIGPKVVEFERIIADYVGLKYAIAVNSGTSALHLIVRSVGLGRGKVMLTSPFTFVSSANVAIYEGAIPVFADIDEKTYNISPETLDEALEEYSRKGLETEKLSLKNFLPDLFMGVDIFGHPMDWEGIEAVCQKYAIPIVEDSCEALGSSYLGKKAGSFGLAGAFAFYPNKQITTGEGGIIVTNDPSINELSRSMRNQGRGVAENWLEHVRLGYNYRMDELSAALGIEQMKRIDEILRKRKVVADRYSALLSKIGGITVPYLEDYVTSMGWFVYVIRLDERIDRDRFMDRLKENGVQCREYFRPVHLQPFYVEEFGYREGSFPVTERISAQTVAIPFFSNLSPDEQEYVAQVVAKAVERCG; encoded by the coding sequence TTGTTAGTTCCCCTTGCAAGGCCCGATATTACGAAGCGCGAAGTCGAGGCCATCATCGGTCTTATGGATTCGGGAATCCTGTCTATTGGTCCGAAGGTCGTGGAGTTTGAGAGGATCATCGCTGATTATGTTGGATTGAAATATGCGATCGCTGTGAACAGTGGTACGAGCGCTCTACATCTTATAGTAAGATCCGTTGGCCTAGGTAGAGGGAAAGTGATGTTGACCAGCCCCTTCACGTTCGTCTCTTCTGCGAATGTCGCGATATATGAAGGAGCCATACCGGTCTTCGCCGACATAGACGAAAAAACCTACAATATCTCTCCCGAAACTCTGGATGAAGCACTCGAGGAATATTCCAGAAAGGGGCTCGAAACTGAAAAATTGTCTCTAAAAAACTTCTTGCCCGATCTTTTCATGGGCGTTGATATCTTCGGCCATCCGATGGATTGGGAAGGGATCGAAGCAGTCTGTCAAAAGTACGCGATCCCGATAGTCGAAGATTCCTGCGAGGCTCTGGGCAGCAGCTATCTCGGTAAGAAAGCCGGATCCTTCGGCCTAGCCGGTGCCTTCGCTTTCTATCCCAACAAACAGATAACGACCGGCGAGGGCGGCATAATTGTGACGAACGATCCATCAATAAACGAACTTTCCAGGAGCATGAGAAACCAGGGGCGCGGTGTTGCCGAGAATTGGCTGGAGCACGTTAGGCTTGGCTACAACTACCGTATGGATGAACTTTCTGCAGCCCTGGGCATCGAGCAGATGAAAAGGATCGACGAGATACTCAGAAAGCGCAAAGTCGTGGCCGATCGTTACTCCGCTTTACTCTCGAAGATCGGAGGGATTACCGTCCCCTACCTCGAAGATTACGTGACTTCCATGGGATGGTTCGTGTACGTGATAAGGCTCGATGAAAGGATCGATAGAGATCGATTTATGGATCGGCTGAAAGAAAACGGTGTGCAATGTCGCGAGTATTTCAGACCGGTTCATCTTCAGCCCTTTTATGTAGAGGAGTTCGGTTATCGCGAGGGGAGCTTTCCGGTGACGGAGAGGATTTCAGCGCAAACTGTAGCCATTCCCTTTTTCAGTAACCTCTCTCCCGATGAACAAGAGTACGTCGCACAGGTTGTAGCTAAGGCCGTCGAAAGGTGTGGATGA
- a CDS encoding NAD(P)-dependent oxidoreductase: MKIIVFGGTGRVGRVVLDRALSDNHIVTIFVGNISKLTVRRENLKIHAGDVFNSQAVRDAIRGQDAIISALGPDNSGSVNDTLAVAMKNIINGARESGVTKLVAIANAGILQLSPRELRLDSPNYPQYLKKTSREYLDAFEILKTSELEWTVVCPPFMSFAEGNQSYRVAADFLPENGERISVQDVAEFAYNLLFTSEYSQKRVGIAY, translated from the coding sequence TTGAAGATAATAGTGTTTGGTGGAACTGGCAGAGTTGGGAGAGTGGTCCTGGATAGGGCTCTCAGCGATAATCACATTGTGACGATATTTGTTGGAAATATCTCCAAGCTCACCGTGAGGAGAGAAAATCTGAAAATACATGCGGGAGACGTTTTTAACAGCCAGGCCGTGAGGGATGCAATAAGGGGTCAGGATGCCATAATAAGCGCACTCGGTCCCGATAACTCCGGAAGCGTGAACGATACGCTGGCGGTGGCGATGAAGAACATAATCAACGGCGCCAGAGAATCGGGAGTTACCAAGTTAGTCGCTATAGCCAACGCTGGCATTCTTCAACTATCACCGCGAGAACTCAGACTTGACTCGCCTAACTATCCTCAGTATCTGAAAAAGACATCGCGGGAGTACTTAGATGCTTTCGAAATACTAAAGACTTCCGAACTGGAGTGGACGGTTGTGTGTCCTCCCTTTATGTCATTTGCCGAGGGTAACCAGAGTTACCGGGTCGCGGCTGACTTTCTTCCGGAAAACGGTGAACGTATCTCGGTTCAAGACGTGGCCGAATTTGCCTATAATCTGTTGTTCACTTCGGAGTACTCACAGAAGAGAGTTGGCATAGCTTATTAG
- a CDS encoding transposase, translating into MPTTNISQIISDVIGSVRFLRIEQRRFVEGYSCALFLSAHKNTSRLAPFCSSSQSSISRMLSSQSLSTRDLSYARVDYISRFLQENFLEFKYIILDETVMKRRGKRIENLGSFYSTIENRIVSGVSLLSAIGWVKDKLYFPLFSSLRDEENLTDQFIRMLERIPFKDTILMMDGGILCSEIFLKAMEMGFTVIGRLNPVLNVIFQGRKLHLSKLRDKTRGLSSIIVKIPKYNNATVKLVFHNTDQENRIILSSDTSLTDWEILEHYRKRNYIETYFKAVKQNFGLKAQVFSSTSFQKHVELVQLAFTTWMIANFYRSVKDQVSLRDFLELIKFDYFFQLARSSSASDSSIHFLLPRFVNSKCIS; encoded by the coding sequence ATGCCCACAACGAATATATCACAGATTATCTCGGATGTCATCGGTTCAGTTCGCTTCCTACGTATAGAGCAGAGAAGGTTTGTTGAAGGGTATTCCTGTGCCCTCTTCCTGTCCGCTCATAAGAACACCAGCAGACTGGCCCCCTTCTGTTCTTCTTCTCAGTCATCCATCTCGAGAATGTTGAGCTCTCAGTCACTCTCCACAAGAGACCTTTCATACGCGAGAGTAGATTACATCTCTAGATTCCTCCAGGAGAATTTTCTCGAGTTCAAGTACATCATTCTGGACGAGACTGTCATGAAGAGGAGAGGAAAGAGAATCGAGAATCTCGGGAGCTTCTACTCAACCATAGAGAATAGAATCGTGAGTGGAGTCTCTCTCTTGAGCGCTATAGGCTGGGTGAAAGATAAACTCTACTTCCCTCTCTTCTCCTCTTTGAGAGACGAAGAGAATCTCACAGACCAGTTCATTCGAATGCTCGAGAGAATCCCCTTCAAAGATACTATCCTCATGATGGATGGAGGAATACTCTGCTCGGAGATATTTCTGAAGGCTATGGAAATGGGTTTCACAGTAATCGGAAGACTCAATCCTGTACTGAATGTTATCTTTCAGGGGCGCAAGCTCCATCTGTCCAAATTGAGAGACAAAACTCGCGGTCTCTCTTCTATCATTGTGAAGATACCCAAATACAACAATGCCACTGTCAAGCTTGTCTTTCATAACACAGACCAAGAGAACAGAATCATCCTCTCAAGCGATACTTCTCTGACCGATTGGGAGATCCTTGAGCATTATAGGAAGAGAAACTACATCGAGACCTACTTCAAAGCAGTCAAGCAGAACTTCGGTCTCAAGGCTCAGGTCTTCTCCTCTACCAGTTTTCAGAAGCATGTAGAGCTTGTCCAGCTTGCCTTCACTACATGGATGATCGCCAACTTCTATCGCTCTGTCAAAGACCAGGTCTCTCTCAGGGATTTCCTTGAACTGATCAAATTCGATTACTTCTTCCAATTAGCTCGAAGCTCTTCCGCTAGCGACTCTTCTATCCACTTCCTTCTTCCTCGCTTTGTTAACTCGAAGTGCATAAGTTGA
- a CDS encoding magnesium transporter CorA family protein has translation MLLSEYGKLKSIDTPVEGCWINITSPDSEDISFLKEMGVEEDFVYDSLDQEERARFEQDEDLVYIITKLPYFDGEDKAVPYKTMTLGIAMKSGYFVTISGFKSAILEDLIEGRVRDVSTKKRNRLLLRIFDRGTVYYLRYLKEIRRLSNEIESELHRSTRNKELVAMLNLEKSLVFFTTSLRSNELMYEKLKRAHILTLYEEDEELFEDISIENRQAIEMANIYSDILTGMMDAFASVISNNLNVVMKILTIVTLALQIPTLVASIYGMNVALPFMDSPSIFYWSMGLSGLAAVIVGFILFKIRWFK, from the coding sequence ATGCTGTTATCTGAATACGGTAAGTTGAAGTCTATCGATACACCCGTGGAGGGCTGCTGGATAAACATCACTTCTCCGGACAGTGAAGATATATCCTTTCTCAAGGAAATGGGTGTGGAAGAAGATTTTGTGTACGACTCGCTCGACCAGGAAGAGAGGGCCAGGTTCGAGCAGGATGAGGACCTCGTATATATCATCACCAAACTCCCTTATTTCGACGGTGAAGACAAGGCCGTTCCATATAAGACCATGACTCTTGGCATAGCCATGAAGTCGGGTTATTTCGTCACCATCAGCGGTTTTAAAAGCGCTATCCTCGAAGATCTCATCGAAGGGCGTGTCAGGGACGTTTCCACAAAAAAACGCAACAGACTCCTGCTGAGAATCTTCGACAGGGGAACGGTTTATTACCTGAGGTATCTCAAAGAGATCCGACGGCTTTCAAACGAGATAGAGTCGGAGCTACACCGCTCTACAAGAAACAAGGAGCTGGTGGCCATGCTGAACCTCGAAAAATCTCTGGTCTTCTTCACAACATCTCTGAGATCGAACGAACTGATGTACGAGAAGCTGAAAAGAGCCCACATATTGACTCTATACGAAGAAGACGAGGAACTCTTCGAGGACATATCTATCGAGAACAGACAGGCCATAGAAATGGCTAACATCTACAGCGATATACTGACCGGCATGATGGACGCTTTCGCTTCGGTAATATCGAACAACCTGAACGTCGTTATGAAGATACTCACCATTGTGACTCTCGCGCTGCAGATTCCTACACTTGTCGCTTCGATCTATGGAATGAACGTAGCTCTCCCCTTCATGGACAGTCCGAGTATCTTCTACTGGTCGATGGGACTTTCCGGTCTGGCAGCCGTTATCGTCGGATTCATCCTTTTCAAGATAAGGTGGTTCAAGTAA
- a CDS encoding glycosyltransferase family 4 protein: protein MMEILMAFGLSLVFNYVLKVLGMKLGFVDKPAGTLKPHEKPIPYLGGTAILLSISPWFLNYPEYFFPFIVMWIVGFIDDKRGLSPKVRLFIELAGGFSISYIIFGYSFFDSAILAFVFTMAVNAYNMVDGLDGICAGNTIIFSVFAFMAGFSPDISLAVAGAFAGYLLYNFPPAKVFMGDQGSYLAGTFVGLLLLESWESQNFVRIAAFCWPVLLDLFVGFVRRSLAGKSPLKGDRDHYYDKIFAITGKKKRATFFITSSIALFYALVGLLLPVTAIPFVLIISSVVQVFLLKSLRLT from the coding sequence ATGATGGAAATACTCATGGCCTTCGGTCTGTCTCTGGTTTTCAACTATGTACTCAAAGTTCTCGGAATGAAACTCGGTTTCGTCGATAAGCCCGCCGGAACGCTAAAACCTCACGAAAAGCCGATACCTTATCTCGGCGGCACGGCGATACTTCTGTCGATCTCACCATGGTTCCTTAACTATCCAGAGTACTTCTTTCCTTTTATCGTTATGTGGATTGTAGGTTTTATAGATGACAAAAGGGGACTCTCGCCTAAAGTAAGGCTTTTCATAGAGCTGGCCGGCGGTTTTTCGATATCCTACATAATCTTCGGCTATTCCTTCTTCGATTCGGCAATACTCGCCTTCGTTTTTACCATGGCGGTAAACGCTTACAACATGGTTGACGGTCTGGACGGTATATGTGCGGGAAATACAATAATTTTTTCAGTTTTCGCCTTCATGGCCGGTTTTTCCCCCGACATATCGCTGGCCGTAGCCGGCGCCTTTGCCGGTTATCTATTGTATAACTTCCCTCCCGCGAAGGTTTTCATGGGAGATCAAGGGTCGTATCTGGCCGGAACTTTTGTGGGATTGCTTCTGCTAGAGAGCTGGGAAAGCCAGAATTTCGTCAGAATCGCCGCCTTCTGCTGGCCGGTCTTACTGGATCTCTTCGTAGGTTTCGTTAGACGTTCCCTGGCAGGGAAATCACCCCTGAAAGGAGACAGAGACCATTATTACGACAAGATCTTCGCGATCACCGGTAAAAAAAAGAGAGCTACGTTTTTTATAACCTCTTCGATAGCCCTCTTTTATGCTTTGGTAGGCCTTCTGCTACCGGTTACCGCGATTCCCTTCGTTCTCATTATTTCATCGGTAGTGCAGGTCTTTCTTCTCAAATCGCTACGCCTTACTTGA
- a CDS encoding TMEM175 family protein has product MRFSSSDRQINVNRLEALTDGVFSIAITLLVLTIRIPEPGEIISQSELIKYILSLDYELFSYCISFFVVGSLWISGNKRMKFLRKTDDLHLWLSLLNLLFITLIPLTTSLLSDYGDFEFVELLFHGNILMLEIIALIEWEYLIRNTDLVQEEVLSKLDIRNIRKKNFFSVFVPILGMVISIFTSAWSNLVYLLLFFRSLIIRY; this is encoded by the coding sequence TTGAGATTTTCCTCTTCAGACCGGCAGATCAATGTCAACAGGCTGGAGGCGTTGACAGATGGAGTCTTTTCGATAGCCATAACTCTTCTTGTGCTCACAATAAGGATTCCAGAACCGGGAGAGATAATTTCTCAAAGTGAACTAATCAAATATATCCTCAGCCTCGACTATGAGCTGTTCAGTTATTGTATCTCCTTTTTCGTGGTTGGATCGCTCTGGATTTCGGGAAACAAACGAATGAAGTTTTTGAGGAAGACAGATGATCTTCACCTGTGGCTGAGCCTTTTGAATCTTCTTTTTATTACTCTCATTCCGTTGACCACGTCTCTGTTGAGTGATTACGGAGATTTCGAATTTGTAGAGCTTCTCTTCCACGGGAATATTTTGATGCTGGAAATAATAGCTTTAATTGAGTGGGAGTACCTGATAAGAAATACCGATCTCGTTCAAGAGGAGGTTCTAAGCAAGTTGGACATCAGAAACATTAGAAAGAAGAACTTCTTCTCCGTCTTCGTTCCTATACTTGGAATGGTGATAAGTATCTTTACTTCCGCATGGAGCAATCTTGTTTATCTGCTGCTTTTTTTCAGATCTCTTATAATCCGCTATTGA